The Candidatus Binatota bacterium genome contains a region encoding:
- the argH gene encoding argininosuccinate lyase translates to MTTRKTTTPKAQKKPARKKAAAKKPARQKTAPAGSKSWGGRFGESTDPDAQAFTASIGFDIRLYPYDIRVSTAHARMLAAQKIISIADSTRIVRALKQIGGELDEGSFVPSVADEDIHMAIERRLVEKIGSVGARLHAGRSRNDQVITDVRLFVKDAIAGLSDAIAGLQAGLRQVAKDNEGAIMPGYTHLQRAQPVLLGHHLLAYHDMLERDSARLADCLARVDVLPLGAGALAGSTLPLNPKLVAAELGFGRVATNSIDAVSDRDFIIEFLSATAIMFSHLGRLATEITLWASSEFGFVGLHDSFSTGSSMMPQKKNPDIAELVRGKSGRIYGNLVALLTVVKGLPLAYNSDLQEDKEALFDSADTAERSLRIMTALLRSLAFDTNAMREAASDGMLLATDLAEYLVARGLPFREAHEVTGRVVADCLERGVDLASLSSDELKAYSSVIADDITDVFDPDKSVARRKAGPGTAGSNVAKRLRALDR, encoded by the coding sequence ATGACGACTCGAAAAACAACAACACCCAAAGCGCAGAAGAAACCAGCTCGGAAGAAAGCTGCCGCTAAGAAACCAGCCCGGCAAAAAACCGCTCCGGCGGGCAGCAAGAGCTGGGGTGGCCGCTTCGGTGAGTCCACCGACCCGGACGCGCAGGCGTTTACCGCCTCTATTGGTTTCGACATCCGGCTGTACCCCTACGACATACGCGTCAGCACGGCCCACGCGCGCATGCTGGCCGCGCAGAAAATAATCAGCATCGCCGATTCGACACGGATCGTTCGAGCGCTCAAGCAGATCGGCGGCGAACTCGACGAGGGCAGCTTCGTCCCCTCGGTGGCCGACGAAGACATCCACATGGCCATAGAGCGGCGGCTGGTCGAAAAGATCGGCTCCGTGGGCGCGCGCCTGCACGCCGGGCGCAGCCGCAACGACCAGGTCATTACCGACGTCAGGCTGTTCGTCAAGGACGCCATCGCCGGGCTCAGCGACGCCATCGCCGGACTGCAGGCTGGCCTGCGGCAGGTGGCCAAGGACAACGAGGGCGCCATCATGCCCGGCTACACCCACCTGCAAAGGGCGCAACCGGTGCTGCTCGGACACCACCTGCTGGCTTACCACGACATGCTTGAGCGCGACTCTGCACGACTGGCCGACTGCCTGGCGCGGGTCGACGTGCTGCCGCTTGGAGCCGGCGCGCTCGCGGGCAGCACGCTGCCGCTCAACCCGAAACTGGTCGCCGCCGAGCTGGGATTCGGACGGGTTGCGACCAACAGCATCGACGCGGTATCGGACAGGGATTTCATCATCGAGTTTCTCTCGGCCACCGCCATAATGTTCAGCCACCTGGGGCGCCTGGCCACCGAGATCACGCTTTGGGCTTCGAGCGAGTTCGGCTTCGTGGGCCTGCACGATTCTTTTTCGACCGGCAGCTCAATGATGCCGCAGAAAAAGAACCCCGACATAGCCGAACTGGTCAGGGGCAAATCGGGACGTATCTACGGCAACCTCGTGGCCTTGTTGACCGTGGTCAAGGGATTACCGCTGGCCTACAACAGCGACTTGCAGGAAGACAAGGAAGCGCTGTTCGACAGCGCCGATACCGCCGAGCGGTCGCTGCGCATCATGACCGCGCTGCTGCGGTCACTCGCCTTTGACACCAACGCCATGCGGGAGGCGGCCTCCGACGGCATGCTGCTGGCCACCGACCTTGCGGAGTACCTGGTGGCCCGCGGGCTCCCCTTCCGCGAGGCCCACGAGGTCACCGGACGAGTAGTGGCCGACTGTCTCGAGCGCGGCGTAGACCTGGCCTCGCTGTCCAGCGATGAGCTCAAGGCCTACTCCAGTGTCATAGCCGACGACATCACCGACGTGTTCGACCCGGACAAGTCCGTGGCGCGCCGTAAGGCCGGGCCGGGTACCGCCGGCAGCAACGTGGCCAAGCGGCTGCGCGCGCTGGACCGTTGA
- a CDS encoding argininosuccinate synthase yields MNESIKKIVLAYSGGLDTSVILKWLVETYDCEVVAYAADVGQGKELTGLREKAMATGACEVYVEDLREEFVGDFVFPMLRAGAVYEGTYLLGTSIARPIIARRQVEIAEETGSDAVSHGATGKGNDQVRFELTFAALAPQLAVVAPWRTWDLNSRTKLFAFADKHGIEVPGTKEKSYSMDRNVLHVSYEGHDLEDPWSEPDDAMFLTTVSPEQAPDKAEYVEIDYEQGNPVAIDGKRLSPFELLSEANTVAGRNGVGRADIVENRYVGMKSRGVYETPGGTLLTTAHRALESLVMDREVMHLRDSLIPRYAEMVYYGYWFAPEREMLQAAIDQSQAQMNGTVRMKLYKGSAQVVGRRSDYSLYDPSLATFEEDDVYSQADAGGFIRLNALRLKIRQKLAQSKPG; encoded by the coding sequence CTGAACGAGTCCATCAAAAAAATCGTACTGGCCTACAGCGGCGGGCTCGACACATCGGTCATCCTCAAGTGGCTCGTGGAGACCTACGACTGCGAGGTGGTAGCCTACGCCGCCGACGTGGGCCAGGGCAAGGAGCTCACCGGCCTGCGCGAGAAAGCCATGGCCACCGGTGCCTGCGAGGTCTACGTGGAAGACCTGCGCGAGGAGTTCGTGGGCGATTTTGTATTCCCCATGCTCAGGGCCGGTGCGGTTTACGAGGGGACCTACCTGCTGGGCACCTCCATAGCGCGGCCGATCATAGCCAGGCGACAGGTCGAGATAGCCGAAGAGACCGGCTCTGACGCCGTGTCGCACGGTGCCACGGGCAAGGGCAACGACCAGGTCAGGTTTGAGCTCACCTTCGCCGCGCTCGCGCCCCAGCTCGCGGTGGTGGCGCCCTGGCGAACCTGGGACCTCAACTCGAGAACAAAGCTTTTTGCCTTTGCCGACAAGCACGGCATCGAGGTGCCGGGTACAAAAGAAAAAAGCTACAGCATGGATCGCAACGTCCTGCACGTGAGCTACGAGGGCCACGACCTCGAGGATCCGTGGTCGGAGCCCGACGACGCCATGTTCCTGACCACGGTGTCTCCCGAGCAGGCCCCCGACAAGGCCGAGTACGTGGAGATCGACTACGAGCAGGGAAACCCGGTGGCCATCGACGGCAAGCGCCTGTCCCCCTTTGAACTGCTGAGCGAAGCCAACACGGTGGCGGGACGCAACGGGGTGGGCCGGGCCGACATCGTCGAGAACCGTTACGTGGGCATGAAATCACGAGGGGTGTACGAGACCCCGGGTGGAACCCTGCTCACGACGGCGCACCGGGCGCTGGAATCCCTGGTGATGGACCGCGAGGTCATGCACCTGAGAGATTCGCTCATCCCGCGCTACGCCGAGATGGTGTACTACGGCTACTGGTTCGCGCCCGAGCGCGAGATGCTGCAGGCCGCCATCGACCAGTCCCAGGCCCAGATGAACGGCACGGTGAGAATGAAGCTGTACAAGGGATCGGCCCAGGTCGTGGGACGGCGCTCGGACTATTCTCTTTATGACCCCTCACTGGCTACCTTTGAAGAGGACGACGTCTACTCGCAGGCCGACGCGGGCGGCTTCATCCGACTGAACGCACTGAGGCTGAAGATCAGGCAGAAGCTGGCACAATCGAAGCCAGGCTGA